The genomic region GCGTTTATTAGTTAAAGTGAGCGGTGTCAGCTATAAAACCGCAATGTCAATTTTGAGCAAATTAACTCCAGAGCAACTGTTTTTGGCAATTATAAATGAGAATAAACTAGCACTTAAGGTGAGTGGACTTGGCCTGAAACTCATAAATCGAATTATTACTGAGCTGAATGGCAAAGTAAGTAAATTAGAGATAAATAACAATCATTTTCACTCAATTAGTGAAGATGCTCTTTCAGCTTTGATCAATCTTGGATATGAAAGAACAAAAGCTTATGATACAATAAAAAAAATAGAAGATGAATCACCAAACTTGGACACTAAAGATATTATTCGTATGGCGCTTAAAACAATATGAAGTCAATATCATGTAGTAAGGA from Wolbachia endosymbiont (group B) of Parapoynx stratiotata harbors:
- the ruvA gene encoding Holliday junction branch migration protein RuvA, encoding MIGNLRGIVDEVCSDHIILNVNDVGYIVYLSAKTLSACSIGSRVKLLIDTYANSRENVTQLYGFISKEEQQCLRLLVKVSGVSYKTAMSILSKLTPEQLFLAIINENKLALKVSGLGLKLINRIITELNGKVSKLEINNNHFHSISEDALSALINLGYERTKAYDTIKKIEDESPNLDTKDIIRMALKTI